Proteins found in one Tamandua tetradactyla isolate mTamTet1 chromosome 3, mTamTet1.pri, whole genome shotgun sequence genomic segment:
- the RNASEH1 gene encoding ribonuclease H1 isoform X2 has translation MIRLFSLAHRVALVAVSCNRCSWGGFAMFYAVRRGRKTGVFLTWSECRAQVDRFPAARFKKFATEDDAWAFVRKSVSPDGSEGQKNKLVPESQVKANRRPHASLDIDEEENAEPCAKHVKQDTESISLVGKDKFSYMGEFVVVYTDGCCSSNGRRRARAGIGVYWGPGHPLNVGIRLPGRQTNQRAEIHAACKAIEQAKTQNINKLVLYTDSMFTINGITNWVQDWKKNGWRTSTGKEVINKEDFVELERLTQGMDIQWMHVPGHSGFIGNEEADRLAREGAKQSED, from the exons ATGATCAGGCTTTTCTCTCTGGCTCACAGAGTTGCTTTGGTCGCTGTGAGCTGCAATCGCTGCTCTTGGGGGGGCTTCGCGATGTTTTACGCCGTGAGGAGAGGCCGCAAGACCGGGGTTTTTCTTACGTG GAGTGAATGTAGAGCACAGGTGGATCGCTTTCCTGCTGCCAGATTTAAGAAGTTTGCCACTGAGGATGATGCTTGGGCCTTTGTCAGGAAGTCTGTGAGCCCTGATGGTTCAGAAG gacagaaaaataaacttgTACCAGAATCACAAGTGAAAGCAAACAGGCGACCGCATGCGTCATTGGATATAGATGAAGAGGAAAATGCAGAACCTTGTGCCAAGCATGTAAAACAAGATACAGAATCAATATCTTTGGTTGGCAAAGACAAATTTTCTTACATGG GAGAATTTGTAGTTGTTTACACTGATGGCTGCTGCTCCAGTAATGGACGGAGGAGAGCACGAGCAGGAATTGGTGTTTATTGGGGGCCAGGCCATCCGtt AAATGTAGGAATTAGACTTCCTGGAAGACAAACAAATCAAAGAGCAGAAATTCAT gcAGCCTGCAAAGCCATTGAACAAGCAAAGACTCAAAATATCAATAAGTTGGTTCTATATACGGATAGTATGTTTACTATAAATG GTATAACTAATTGGGTTCAAGACTGGAAGAAAAATGGATGGAGAACAAGCACAGGGAAAGAGGTAATCAACAAAGAGGACTTTGTTGAGCTTGAGAGACTTACCCAAGGCATGGATATTCAATGg atgCATGTTCCTGGTCATTCAGGATTTATAGGCAATGAAGAAGCTGATAGATTAGCAAGAGAAGGAGCTAAGCAATCTGAAGACTGA
- the RNASEH1 gene encoding ribonuclease H1 isoform X1 — translation MIRLFSLAHRVALVAVSCNRCSWGGFAMFYAVRRGRKTGVFLTWSECRAQVDRFPAARFKKFATEDDAWAFVRKSVSPDGSEGTGKRTRVSSMAGQKNKLVPESQVKANRRPHASLDIDEEENAEPCAKHVKQDTESISLVGKDKFSYMGEFVVVYTDGCCSSNGRRRARAGIGVYWGPGHPLNVGIRLPGRQTNQRAEIHAACKAIEQAKTQNINKLVLYTDSMFTINGITNWVQDWKKNGWRTSTGKEVINKEDFVELERLTQGMDIQWMHVPGHSGFIGNEEADRLAREGAKQSED, via the exons ATGATCAGGCTTTTCTCTCTGGCTCACAGAGTTGCTTTGGTCGCTGTGAGCTGCAATCGCTGCTCTTGGGGGGGCTTCGCGATGTTTTACGCCGTGAGGAGAGGCCGCAAGACCGGGGTTTTTCTTACGTG GAGTGAATGTAGAGCACAGGTGGATCGCTTTCCTGCTGCCAGATTTAAGAAGTTTGCCACTGAGGATGATGCTTGGGCCTTTGTCAGGAAGTCTGTGAGCCCTGATGGTTCAGAAG gcaccgggaagcgaacccgggtctccagcatggcag gacagaaaaataaacttgTACCAGAATCACAAGTGAAAGCAAACAGGCGACCGCATGCGTCATTGGATATAGATGAAGAGGAAAATGCAGAACCTTGTGCCAAGCATGTAAAACAAGATACAGAATCAATATCTTTGGTTGGCAAAGACAAATTTTCTTACATGG GAGAATTTGTAGTTGTTTACACTGATGGCTGCTGCTCCAGTAATGGACGGAGGAGAGCACGAGCAGGAATTGGTGTTTATTGGGGGCCAGGCCATCCGtt AAATGTAGGAATTAGACTTCCTGGAAGACAAACAAATCAAAGAGCAGAAATTCAT gcAGCCTGCAAAGCCATTGAACAAGCAAAGACTCAAAATATCAATAAGTTGGTTCTATATACGGATAGTATGTTTACTATAAATG GTATAACTAATTGGGTTCAAGACTGGAAGAAAAATGGATGGAGAACAAGCACAGGGAAAGAGGTAATCAACAAAGAGGACTTTGTTGAGCTTGAGAGACTTACCCAAGGCATGGATATTCAATGg atgCATGTTCCTGGTCATTCAGGATTTATAGGCAATGAAGAAGCTGATAGATTAGCAAGAGAAGGAGCTAAGCAATCTGAAGACTGA
- the RNASEH1 gene encoding ribonuclease H1 isoform X4 — translation MSRLCLSGQKNKLVPESQVKANRRPHASLDIDEEENAEPCAKHVKQDTESISLVGKDKFSYMGEFVVVYTDGCCSSNGRRRARAGIGVYWGPGHPLNVGIRLPGRQTNQRAEIHAACKAIEQAKTQNINKLVLYTDSMFTINGITNWVQDWKKNGWRTSTGKEVINKEDFVELERLTQGMDIQWMHVPGHSGFIGNEEADRLAREGAKQSED, via the exons ATGAGTAGACTCTGTCTTTCaggacagaaaaataaacttgTACCAGAATCACAAGTGAAAGCAAACAGGCGACCGCATGCGTCATTGGATATAGATGAAGAGGAAAATGCAGAACCTTGTGCCAAGCATGTAAAACAAGATACAGAATCAATATCTTTGGTTGGCAAAGACAAATTTTCTTACATGG GAGAATTTGTAGTTGTTTACACTGATGGCTGCTGCTCCAGTAATGGACGGAGGAGAGCACGAGCAGGAATTGGTGTTTATTGGGGGCCAGGCCATCCGtt AAATGTAGGAATTAGACTTCCTGGAAGACAAACAAATCAAAGAGCAGAAATTCAT gcAGCCTGCAAAGCCATTGAACAAGCAAAGACTCAAAATATCAATAAGTTGGTTCTATATACGGATAGTATGTTTACTATAAATG GTATAACTAATTGGGTTCAAGACTGGAAGAAAAATGGATGGAGAACAAGCACAGGGAAAGAGGTAATCAACAAAGAGGACTTTGTTGAGCTTGAGAGACTTACCCAAGGCATGGATATTCAATGg atgCATGTTCCTGGTCATTCAGGATTTATAGGCAATGAAGAAGCTGATAGATTAGCAAGAGAAGGAGCTAAGCAATCTGAAGACTGA
- the RNASEH1 gene encoding ribonuclease H1 isoform X3, whose amino-acid sequence MIRLFSLAHRVALVAVSCNRCSWGGFAMFYAVRRGRKTGVFLTWSECRAQVDRFPAARFKKFATEDDAWAFVRKSVSPDGSEGTGKRTRVSSMAGQKNKLVPESQVKANRRPHASLDIDEEENAEPCAKHVKQDTESISLVGKDKFSYMGEFVVVYTDGCCSSNGRRRARAGIGVYWGPGHPLMELLIPWCQIWIHPWESSPTSPGRLSPQVVMSHIMGRAMISLAELLRETETTSGQQQRSSRSNF is encoded by the exons ATGATCAGGCTTTTCTCTCTGGCTCACAGAGTTGCTTTGGTCGCTGTGAGCTGCAATCGCTGCTCTTGGGGGGGCTTCGCGATGTTTTACGCCGTGAGGAGAGGCCGCAAGACCGGGGTTTTTCTTACGTG GAGTGAATGTAGAGCACAGGTGGATCGCTTTCCTGCTGCCAGATTTAAGAAGTTTGCCACTGAGGATGATGCTTGGGCCTTTGTCAGGAAGTCTGTGAGCCCTGATGGTTCAGAAG gcaccgggaagcgaacccgggtctccagcatggcag gacagaaaaataaacttgTACCAGAATCACAAGTGAAAGCAAACAGGCGACCGCATGCGTCATTGGATATAGATGAAGAGGAAAATGCAGAACCTTGTGCCAAGCATGTAAAACAAGATACAGAATCAATATCTTTGGTTGGCAAAGACAAATTTTCTTACATGG GAGAATTTGTAGTTGTTTACACTGATGGCTGCTGCTCCAGTAATGGACGGAGGAGAGCACGAGCAGGAATTGGTGTTTATTGGGGGCCAGGCCATCCGtt gatggaattgttgattccatggtgccagatctggattcatccctgggagtcctctcccacgtcgccagggagactttcaccccaggttgtcatgtcccacataatggggagggcaatgatttcacttgcagagttgcttagagagactgagaccacatctgggcaacaacaGAGGTCATCCAGAAGTAACTTCTAA